tacagacattggaatacatattagtattagattacaagtaagtaggattcacataattaaaccagaaaccgacaattgaataaaatgtacacaataaaaaaaaataatagactaataataaaaaaaaaagataaaaaaacaacacagtggaatacatattggtgttaagtgataaataaacacaatttacatgattacacaataaaaataaacaaaaaataaaaataaatacagtggaatagagtgcattaaatatttgcaacgtgttaggtctggcaactcatcataagatatttttctaatttatatttaaaggaaattaaagttcggcagcccttgactccaggcggcagagaattccagtggcgagaagtagcaacagtgaaagatgaagaataaagagatgatgtgtgcagtggtatttctagcgtgttatcatattgtgaccgagtatttaagttatgatagcaaGAAAGTTTACAgaatcggacaaataagtaagaggaagcagaggtgtgcaaaattcggtatgaCTTTATCGTCAGATGTTTGAGCatcaaataacaacaacaacaacatttttttaattactaacttcataaaacagaaattacagtatttaatcatattaTGTGTCCACATCGATTTAAGTGGTATCATCTTTGCTTGTGTAACCAAGAAGCTACTTACATTATTGTGTCCATGACTCAGCCTCTTGTTGGTCTGCTGGTTGTACATGCCTGATCTAAATCATGGAGCTGACGGTTGTGGTGGCAGCATTGATTTAAAATATTGTcatatctttataatatttaTCTCCTTTTTGTGTATGTTTCAGATACAACATAAAACGGATCTGCGTTATTTGCTGTCAGGGTTAAAGTGAATAACCATGAGTGAAAGTGATAATTCTAGTCACTCctcagtaaaacaaaaaaataagaagTGTGACAGTGACAATAACAGTGATGGTGAGGTCAGTGCCTTTGAGAAACACAGGCAGAAGATTGCTCAAACATTAGCCAAAGTGCAACAAATGGACTCTGATGCTAAGATGGACGAGGATAATGCTGGTGGAAAtaaaagcaaaattaaacataaaaagtCTTCAGAAGAGAATAACGACTCTGACAATACTAATAAATCAGGATCAGGGAGTGAAGATGATGAGATTGTGGTAAAAAAATCGAAGACAAAATTCgttaaaaagaggaaaaaatctAGTGCCAGTAGTGATACTAGTTGTTCAGATAGTTCAAATCTTAAACATGCTGAAAAGAAAAACCGAATTGACGTTTCTCCAAAAGATGAACTTACTCCAGTACCTACATTGAACTCGTGTGACACTCCTTCAccgaagaaaaaaggaaaaaagatggAGGATTCAAGCAGGGCTTCAGACAAAGCAGTAGAGAAGAATAGCTCAAATTCTGAGTCTGAAGGCAGTGTCAAAAGGGACAAAGGAATAAGTGAAGAACaaagaaaattgaagaaatttgAATCAGATTCAGAAGATGACACtgataagaaaagaaaaactgaTCCAGACATAAATTCTGAAGCTGAAACTGAAAAGGCAAATCAGTCTGCAGCTGAAGATAGTATTGAAAATTTAATTGCCAGAATTCATTCTGACAATGAAGGGAATGAAAAAGAGCATCAGAATGATAACATGAAAATAAAGCGTGAAGCAGCTAAAGATTCTAACATTAAAACGAGATCTGAAGAAGACGACTCTGATAAGGAACACAATAAAAAGGAGGAAAATCGCAGTACATCCCGGAAGAGTAGAAATGAAAATGATTCTCTTTCAGAACTTGACACTGCAGACGAAAAGTCACTGAAGGATGCTTCTCCTAAATTTTCCAAGGAGAAAGTTAAATCCGACAAACAAGAAAACAAGAAGGAACAAAAAGCagttgaaaaaaaaagagaatctgACTCAAATTTAGAAGAGGAAGAATCAAAAATGGAGATAAAAGACAAATTAAAAGCTGTTCTTCCAGGTGAGAGCTCTCAGTCAAAGAAGTCAAAGCTAAAAACTGTGAAATCAAGCTCTGACTCATCCGATGATGAACTTTTGAAGAActcaaaagaagagaaaaagcaaAACAAGAAATCTAAGAAGAAGACTGGTGAAAAGAACTCTGCTTCTGATAATGATAGTGATGAGGATGATTCGTTAGTAAAGAATGTTAATAACAGTCCCAGAAAGAAAAAGATATTAGGATCTGGTAGTGAAGATGATTATGTCCCGAAACAATCAAAGACAAAAGTcgtcaagaaaagaaagaagtctaGTGCCAGTAGTGATGCAAGTTGTTCAGATAATTCAGATCTTAAACATGCTGAAAAGAAATACTGCATGCTCAATTCTCCGAAAAGCAAACTTATTCCAGTAGTTATGTTACAACATTGTGATGTATCTTCACTGAAGAAAACAGAAGGAAAGGCAGAGAATTCAACCAGACCTTCAGGCAAAGCAGTAAAGAAGAATAGTTCCAGTTCAGAGTCTGAAGGCAGTATCAAAACAGACaaaagaataaatgaagaaagaagtaaattgAAGGCATTTGAATCAGCTTCGGAAGATGACACTgataggaaaagaaaaaataataaaagaaaaactgatTCAGACTCAAATTCTGAAGACGAAAAAGCACATCAAACTGCGGCTAAAGAAAATGCTAAAAGTATAATCGGCAGAAGTGATTCTGACAGTGAAGGAAATGGAAAGAAGCACCAgagtaataagataataaagcgTAAATCAGCTAAAGATTCtaatagtaacatgagctgtgaagaaagtgagtcTTCAAAAGATATggaatatataaaacataatcaaAAGAAAGACACGAAAAGTGCAAAACAGAAAAGAGGAAAAGATTCTGATTCTGATCCAGATTATGAAGTAAAAACGCCATCAAAGAgagtacaaaaaaataaaaacaattctgATTCTGATCCAGATTTTGAAGTAAAAACGCCGTCAAAGAGAgtacaaaacaataaaaataattctgaTTCTGATCCAGATTTTGAAGTAAAAACGCCGTCAAAGAgagtacaaaaaaataaaaacaattctgATTCTGATCCAGATTTTGAAGTAAAAACGCCGTCAAAGAgagtacaaaaaaataaaaataattctgatTCTGATCCAGATTTTGAAGTAAAAACGCCGTCAAAGAGagtgcaaaaaaataaaaataattctgatTCTGATCCAGATTTTGAAGCAAAAACGCCGTCAAAGAgagtacaaaaaaataaaaataattctgatTCTGATCCAGATTTTGAAGTAAAAACTCCGTCAAAGAgagtacaaaaaaataaaactaattctGATTCTGATCCAGATTTTGAAGTAAAAACGCCGTCAAAGAgagtacaaaaaaataaaactaattctGATTCTGATCCAGATTTTGAAGTAAAAACGCCGTCAAAGagagaacaaaaaaataaaaataattctgatTCTGATCCAGATTTTGAAGTAAAAACACCGTCAAAGAGAGTACAAAAAAATAATTCTGATTCTGATCCAGATGTTGAAGTAAAAACGCCGTCAAAGAgagtacaaaaaaataaaactaattctGATTCTGATCCAGATTTCGAAGTAAAAAAGCAATCAAAGAgtgcacaaaaaaataaaaataacaaaggaaGAAGCAGTTCGAAAGGCAATAAGGAATATATGACACAGAAAGATTCTGGTTCCAGCTCTGATTCTGAAGAGGAAAAGCCTCCGAAAGCATTGTCAAAAGGAACTTCTAAACTCAAGGACAGtcctaataaaaatataagtaaaaagGAAGAATCTGATTCAAGTGTTGATACTGAAGAAAAGTCATTGAATGTTGCATCCAACAAATCTGCTAAACAGAGAAGCAAATCCAGGGAAGCTGACAGGAAAAAGTATACTGAAGAAGAAGATTCTGAATCAGAATCCACTTGTAATAAAAGACACACATATAAGAGAGCTGCTAAGACCAAGCAAGAAATGCTTAAGAAGAGCAAAAAGAAGAATGATTCTGAGTCAGACTCTGACGCTGACTCTGAAGAAGAACCCCTGAAGTCTACATCAAATAAAGCTTCTGGACAGAGAGGCAGGTCTGATAAACGTAACAGAAAAAAGCAAAAAGAATATAATTCAGACTCCTCATCTGAAGATGAGAAACCATTAAAAAATATGTCAAAGAAAACTGTTAAGCATAGGGACACATCAAGTGATTCTGATGAAGAACATGATAAAAGGAAGCAGCCAAATCGTAGAACACGCATTAAGAGTCGGAATGAAAATGATTCTGATTCAGAATCTGACTCCGAAGACGAAAAGTCATTGAAGACCACGCCTCGTAAATTATCTAAACAGAAAGTTAAATCtgataaacaaggaaataaaaagGAGGAAAAGGCAGAAGAGAAGGGCCCAAAGAACAAGAAGATGACAGACAAATTGAGGAATGTTTCTCAAAGCGAGCCTTCACATCCAACGAAGTCGAAGCTAAAAACTGTGAAACCAAGTTCTGATTCATCTGATGATGAACCTCTGAAGAAATCAGAACAGAAAAAGCAGAACAAGAAGATTCTGAAGAAGAGCAGTGAAAAAGATTCCACTTctgatagtgataatgatgaagatgaatcTTTTGTAAAAGCTGTAATTAAGAATTATGAAAATTCTGATTTATCAAAAAAGAAAGAGACATCATTACGTAAACCAGAGAGTAAACGTGGCATGTCAGATTGCAGTGGTGAATCTGATTCTTCAAGAAACAGCAATTCAAAAAATGctaaaaagaaagaacaaaatttGTCTGATTCTGATGAATCAGACGCAGCATCAAGAAAGAAGTTACCAAAACCAAGTGAACATCATACAATGAGCTCATCTGACTCTGACAGTAGTACTGATGGGAAgaaatcaaaaaataaaaaacctatTCAGAAGTCTTCTAATAAAAGCAAATCATCAGATTCCAGTCCGTCATCTGACTCTGACAGTAATAGAGGtggaaaaaagacaaaaaataaaagacCCGTGAAGAAATCCTCTAATAAAAAGAAATCATCAGATTCCGATGCGTCATCTGGCTCCAACTATagtgataaaataaaaactaaaaataaaaaacccATTAAGAAATCATCTAACAAAAACAAATCGTCAGATTCCAGTCCAGAGAACTCAAGTTCTGAAGATGAGAAATCGAAGAAAAGCAAGGCTAAATCTGGAAAGAAAGATGTAAGTTTAAATATACTTTACTAGGTTATACACATTACTGTTGTAATAATGTAGTTTCTCCCTCCTATTCTCTTGGGACCTTGTATTGTAGCTGTAGGTCACTTTAACATTATCTGTGGTGCCCTAAATAGAAGTGTATTTAATGTGATCGTTAGTGGACTGACTTGTGACAGATGAAATAGGAAGTTCCACAGACACTCTGGACCAGAATAATCTTTCTATACAacaaatttcacttttatttgcTGGAATTTGAACTCAGGTCTCTGGCATGGAAAATGAACAGTAGACACTTGGCTAACAGCACATAACAATCCCAAACTACcaatttgaataaatttaaacattaaaacattatggaaaacgtattatatgtctttcacgtgttaaattttatgttaccttgttaacatgtttcggcctactattggtcatcatcagaactggttgttgctggtcttggcactttttgttttgtttcctgtgtgggtgtatttgtgtagtctaatgtggagtcaaagagtgtgtgtgtcctgaaattgagttgtgtgttgagaatttcatttggatgtgtttttgtgtgtctgtaaatttcgtattgttctaatgtgtttagtttctagctttttggttggatgtgtagaatttccatgtctgtgttgatatctctgtaggtgtggttagcatttgtgatgtgttctgtatatgtaaaagtgttttgtaattttgttatggctgtgatgtgttctttgtaacgtgtttgaaatgatctgcctgtctgtcctgtgtagaagttgttgcaggtgttacatttgagtttgtatacgcctgtgtggttgtatttgtttgtttgtgttgttaatgtgttgagatgttttgtacagtatattatttgttctgtatgcgatgttgtaatttaatttcttgaatgaagttgcaatcttgtgtgtgtttttgttttcgtatgttagtgtgacgtattttttgtgttcttgtgtttatgttgtattcttctgttttttgttgttttgttttgtcgtacgtattatattgtctattatgttggggttgtatccgttttcttgtgctatgtatttgtttgtgtttagttcttcgttgtaatcctgttggttcattggtatgttgagtagtctgtgtaccattgttcgtaatgcagcttgtttgtgttgtgttgggtggttggatgtgttgtgtatgtgtgttgttaacaaagtaacataaaatttaacacgtgaaagacatctAATACGTTtcccaaagtgatatagtgttcaaagttgtgtaattaagatgtattAAAACATTAGAAAGGATTTTATTCAGTGCAATTTGTGTCCTAGAACATAATATATTGAGATTAttcagttcacaataaaccggaaatggAAATGACAATGAGattgagaacggaaatattgttaaaatagatgtatttaaatgtaagcatttactttcttacttacttttaaggaacccggaggttcattgccgccctcacataagcccgccagcggtccctatcctgagcaaggttaatctagtctctatcatcatatcccacctccctgaaatccattttaatattatcttcccatctacatctcagcctccccaaaggtctttttccctctggcctcccaactaacactctatatgcatttctggattcgcccatcatgctacatgccctgcccatctcaaacgtctggatttaatgttcctaattatgtcaggtgaaaaatacaatgcatgcagttctgtattgtgtaactctccccattctcctgtaacttcatcccttttaggcccaaatattttcctaagcaccttattctcaaacacccttaacctatgtccctctctcaaagtgagagtccaagtttcacaaccatacagaacaaccggtaatataactgttttataaattctaactttcagattttttgacagcaaactggatgataaaagcttctcaaccgaataataacacgcatttcccatatttattctgtgtttaatttcctcccgagtatcatttatatttgttactattcctccaagatatttgaacttctccacctcttcaaaagataaatttccaatttttatatttccatttcgtacaatattctggtcacgagacagaatcatatactttgtcttttcgggatttacttccaaacctatcgctttacttgcttccagtaaaattcccgtgttttccctaatcgtttgtggattttctcctaacatattcacgtcatccgcatagacaagcagctgatgtaacccgttcaattccaaaccctctctgttatcctggactttcctaatagcatactctagaacaaagttaaaaagtaaaggtgatagtgc
This region of Periplaneta americana isolate PAMFEO1 chromosome 13, P.americana_PAMFEO1_priV1, whole genome shotgun sequence genomic DNA includes:
- the LOC138711751 gene encoding dentin sialophosphoprotein-like, which codes for MSESDNSSHSSVKQKNKKCDSDNNSDGEVSAFEKHRQKIAQTLAKVQQMDSDAKMDEDNAGGNKSKIKHKKSSEENNDSDNTNKSGSGSEDDEIVVKKSKTKFVKKRKKSSASSDTSCSDSSNLKHAEKKNRIDVSPKDELTPVPTLNSCDTPSPKKKGKKMEDSSRASDKAVEKNSSNSESEGSVKRDKGISEEQRKLKKFESDSEDDTDKKRKTDPDINSEAETEKANQSAAEDSIENLIARIHSDNEGNEKEHQNDNMKIKREAAKDSNIKTRSEEDDSDKEHNKKEENRSTSRKSRNENDSLSELDTADEKSLKDASPKFSKEKVKSDKQENKKEQKAVEKKRESDSNLEEEESKMEIKDKLKAVLPGESSQSKKSKLKTVKSSSDSSDDELLKNSKEEKKQNKKSKKKTGEKNSASDNDSDEDDSLVKNVNNSPRKKKILGSGSEDDYVPKQSKTKVVKKRKKSSASSDASCSDNSDLKHAEKKYCMLNSPKSKLIPVVMLQHCDVSSLKKTEGKAENSTRPSGKAVKKNSSSSESEGSIKTDKRINEERSKLKAFESASEDDTDRKRKNNKRKTDSDSNSEDEKAHQTAAKENAKSIIGRSDSDSEGNGKKHQSNKIIKRKSAKDSNSNMSCEESESSKDMEYIKHNQKKDTKSAKQKRGKDSDSDPDYEVKTPSKRVQKNKNNSDSDPDFEVKTPSKRVQNNKNNSDSDPDFEVKTPSKRVQKNKNNSDSDPDFEVKTPSKRVQKNKNNSDSDPDFEVKTPSKRVQKNKNNSDSDPDFEAKTPSKRVQKNKNNSDSDPDFEVKTPSKRVQKNKTNSDSDPDFEVKTPSKRVQKNKTNSDSDPDFEVKTPSKREQKNKNNSDSDPDFEVKTPSKRVQKNNSDSDPDVEVKTPSKRVQKNKTNSDSDPDFEVKKQSKSAQKNKNNKGRSSSKGNKEYMTQKDSGSSSDSEEEKPPKALSKGTSKLKDSPNKNISKKEESDSSVDTEEKSLNVASNKSAKQRSKSREADRKKYTEEEDSESESTCNKRHTYKRAAKTKQEMLKKSKKKNDSESDSDADSEEEPLKSTSNKASGQRGRSDKRNRKKQKEYNSDSSSEDEKPLKNMSKKTVKHRDTSSDSDEEHDKRKQPNRRTRIKSRNENDSDSESDSEDEKSLKTTPRKLSKQKVKSDKQGNKKEEKAEEKGPKNKKMTDKLRNVSQSEPSHPTKSKLKTVKPSSDSSDDEPLKKSEQKKQNKKILKKSSEKDSTSDSDNDEDESFVKAVIKNYENSDLSKKKETSLRKPESKRGMSDCSGESDSSRNSNSKNAKKKEQNLSDSDESDAASRKKLPKPSEHHTMSSSDSDSSTDGKKSKNKKPIQKSSNKSKSSDSSPSSDSDSNRGGKKTKNKRPVKKSSNKKKSSDSDASSGSNYSDKIKTKNKKPIKKSSNKNKSSDSSPENSSSEDEKSKKSKAKSGKKDNPENPRITSLKRYLRLAGVHFTTQGRALKNCHTNKAKIEVLLELLKKEGLKGAPTIQKCKRLKKKNETRREVQELDTDNIMEDSDGRPQRSSRRTAETRRAGRSQGAKEKTDVIKERFSRIRDIIDSDSD